DNA from Musa acuminata AAA Group cultivar baxijiao chromosome BXJ1-5, Cavendish_Baxijiao_AAA, whole genome shotgun sequence:
GGAGAGGGAAACCTTTTGTTCTGGAAGGTTGACCCGAATACTATGTGACAAGTGCCTAATTCTTTCGGACGCTATAAGACAAATGCCGTGAAATAATTAGAGGCCATTATTGTTATTGGAATATCGAGGCTGATTCTGACCTCCATGGATCTCTGTTCATACGTGAAATCCTGCAACTGGACCTGTTCAGCTCACAGATCCATTATCCGAGTTTGGACAGGTGAACTCATCCATGGATGGAAGAACAGGGATAGCATGATCTACTCGAGCTAGCACGACTCACATCGCAATCCTTTCACTGTTGCTTTGATTCTGAGTGTCCTGTTTCATTCATCAGCATGTTTCATAGTTCCCTTCTCAGTCAAACATCCTCATCAAACCTCGTAACTTCTAAGAGGTTTTGCCATGGCAGGCCCGAGCTACTGCTCCATCTATAAACCGGCCTGCTTCACCCAGTTGTTTGGAGTACTTGCAAAGATCGAGCTGATCGAAATATGGCATCACAACCATCAAGCTTTCCATTTGTTCTCCAAGTCTAGTTTCTGGAATCCGCTTCCAGCATTCTGCAAGCGTCCTTCTCGATCAACTTCTCACACGGCTAACCCATGCATGTCACTGTAACGAGCAAAAGTCCAAGAGATTAAAGTGACGATATCTTCGGTTTACCGAAGCCGAAGGAACACCTAAGCAAGTCTCTGTGGGTTGCACACGTAGCTACTATTGTGGCGTGCATGGGGGGCACCTGCCATTGCTGCATAGGCTTTGAGCAAGGTGGTAAACATGTCTCCTTGACATTGACCATCAACTCCAATATTGATCAAGATGCTCTTCAAGAGCTTTTCAGCCAAGAGTGATACCGAAGTCATGTAGCACCTCCCTGGACTTCTGTTGCATCATAAGCAGGCCAAGAAATGTAGTAAATGATCAATCAAGAACAGGGAATGAGGAAAAGGGTGCTTGATTAACTCTATACTTTTGCTTTACATCTTCTTCTACAATGAAAGAAGTTCGTGGGTATGCGGTCAGGACTTCTTTTGCGGTCCACTGAGCAAGCATAGAAAAGTTCATCTGTCAGGTAGATAAGGTGTTAAGTGTCGTAAAGAAAACTCTGTTCTCTGGGTGGCTCAGAACAAGAAGCAAGGGGTTCCACCCTTTTTATTCAAGTACAATATCTCTCGAGGCATGGAATTGTTGTAACACAAAGCAGCAATTGCTGGATATACCAAACTGCATCACAACCAGCAAAAAGGGATCCCACAACACCAAAGATCAAAGTGTAACACATGATGAGTTAGCTTTTCTTCAACTCCAAACAGGGATACTTTATCCTAACTCACCAACACAACATGTGTAAACCGCCCTTTTGGGATTGCAGGCTCTGCTTGGTATCCACTCACAGGTGGAACCTCTCTGAGGCTTGCGAAGGAATCCTCATCTTAGGACCAAACAAGATGCTGGGAGTTCTGCTCCAACTCCTCATAACATGATGAAGCACTATTTCAAGATCTATTAGTTTTGTTGGAGCCTGGAAAAGTGGCGCTTGCCTGGGCATCATTCATGTACTGTTGAGGACAGAGCTGCATTCAAATTACTATTGTTTAAGTGGTGATGGACACAAGGCATGGACTGGGAGTTGAGAGAAAAAGGGAAGGCAAAAGCAATAGAATGGGATCTCGAAGTAGGACTCCCCCACTTCCCCAAGGTTCCACTGACCACTAGAATTTGTAGGGCTTTTCCGACACTTTTGTGTGGACACTTGCTGTAAGGGTAAGGGTAGAAGAATGTTTTCCTGCCTGTTGGGATGAAAATGAGAGGAGTGAAATGCCCACTTGCTTCAGAGATTATTTCATCTTCTCCTTCGACATGTTCAGATCACTGCTTAGCCTTTTTAAGCTTCTCAAGCAAAAAGAGACAGCTTTCtctttccttctcctttctttttcttatctGAAGAGCACTTCAATCCTCTCACTGGCTTTTAGCTTCTTAAATCAAATTAAAACCCTCGAATTCAGAGAGATGATAAGCAACTGTGACTAGAGTACGCGTCTGCCGTCTTCCACTAAAGCACTGACAAGAACAAGACTGTACTCCCATCTATTCGTGCTTGATGTCCCTCCTAAATCTCACTTGTCCTGAGAGTTGCAAAGCAAACATCTTAGCTGCATTGGAACAGTTAAATCTAAATGGAGCCACAGAATCCCTTTTTTCCTCTCGGACTTCGCTGGATCAAACACCAAGTCTGGAGTTTGTTCTTTTTTACAGTCCCTTGCAGCAGCATTGATGAATCTACATATCCTCGAGCTTTCTGCTTCGGAAGTAAGAGTGGACGAGTACTTACTCCTTGTTTGGTTTTTCTTACAATTCAGAAGACGATATAGTCATACATTCGACTCCATAAAGAAGCCTGTTCATAAACATACTCAATCTCCTTTGCAGAAAGCTTGGAAAAGTGGATCACGAGACTGTTCCTTTTTATCTTGTCGAAGCCCCCTCATCAGCTCAACTCAGTTCGTCTCATCCAGCCAACCATCCCATGACGTAGCCAACACACCTCCCGTTTTGTTGCTTCGCGAGTAAGTTAATTTCGCTGCCCCGCCCCATCCGCTGTTCTTTCCGAACCAGCAAGACACCTCATCGATCGATCTCACCCGTCCAAGGAAATCATGAACGGTAGAGATTGACTCGACACTGAACAAATTTTGATCATGGGATCCTCGCGAGTATGCCGAAGCTGCAGGGATCCCTACCTTGGATCCTACTCGCCCGCCCTGCGGAGGACACGTGGAGACCCCTCCGCCAGCTTTAAATTGCGCTCCCCGCCCACCTCGATTCTTCCCTTTTCGGCCTCCTCTCGCCCTCGTCTCGCCCTCGTCTCTTCCTGCGAACGCCACCATGTCGGCCCACGAACCCGCCATCGGCTCCCCCCTCACTGCCCTCGACGGGCTCGAGCCTGTGTACGCCCCGCCGGTCCGGACCGCTGCGTCGTCGGCCGAGGAGGAGCGTCGCCGCCGCCGCATGATCTCGAACCGGGAGTCCGCCCGGCGGTCCCGCCTGCGGAAGCAGCGCCAACTCGAGGGTCTCCGCCTCGAGGCCAACCGGCTCGGATCGCAGAACCGGGGACTCGCGGACCGCCTCGGGGCGCTGAGCTACTACGCCGCGCTCTTCCGCCGCGAGAACGCGCGGCTCCGGGACGAGTCCGCAGCGCTCCGACAGAGACTAGGCGACATCCGCCGGGCGGCGTTGTGGTGGCGTCTCGTGCGGATGCCTCAGATGCCCTCTGCCGACTCTGCTGACGTCGGTGGGAGATACGTGGCGGGAAACGATCCCATATTGGCGTCGCTCATGGTGTAGAAGCTTTTCTATATCGGTGAAACGGGAATCGCTGGAGGAATCGGTTAAGAAACGCCACGAAGGACTTCGACCTGCTATGACAAACTCGGAATGGTGGCGGGAAATATTTTAACTATTTATTGTTCTTTTCTATCTTGTTTTCCTTTTTTATGTGCATAAAGAAggtagttaataataataataacaactaaTTATTAGGTTAATTGTATTTTTTATAAGCATAAAGAAGGTGATTGACTTTAATAACTAAATAATTAGGTAAATTAGGAAAATAATGGCTTATATTCCTTCTGTTCTACTCCAACATTAAAAAGATCCTAATGCACAAAATTTTTTCTGCCTTTTAACTTCCACAAATGGAAGAAATTTATTGGTTCATTACTAATTGTATGCCTCACAAACTCATCAACTAATTAGAAAGAAAACCAtaaataatcttttatttatgtcatgcgtatgtatatatatatatacacatatatatacgtatacatatacatagatatacacacatatacatatacatagatatacatagatatacatatatatatatatatatatatatatatatcaatcctACCAAAATAGTTCATCGAGCACATCGGTTATGTCACTACAAACCAAAGCAGAGCACTGTAGACCGGACAAGGATGTCTTTGACAGCATCACGCCAAAGGAGGGAACGGAGGACCGCGTTGTTCACGTCGTGTGGTTCCTCGAGGAAGCCAGCGATTAGAGTACAAAGATAAGAAGCTATTGTGTCAGCTGCAAGAGAAGCGTAGGAGAAGGGTTCGTGCTCATCAACAAATCCATGCTGATTAGGGTGGATATTTTGATGGCAGCAGCCGAAACGCCATGTCTTGTGCACTGCTCCATCCTTCCATGgctgcctcctcctccaccaaTCGACAAAAGCTGTGGGGTTCTCTGGATGCTGTGCATCCAGGAAAATAAAAAGGGAAGCCCTGAGGTGAATCTGAGCAGACATGAGAGGCATTAATGGCGTCCAGGCACTACAGTCTGGCGTGCCAAAGGCATGTTAAAGAACCATGTTTCATTGTGTTCTTTTGCTGCTTAAGCATACTTGCATGACCAGAGTCTGGCCCCTTATACTTTCTCCCTCTCCGCCCCCTCCCCCCACACACTCTCTGGAAAGGATTGGAATGATTGGCCTTTCGATGTGGTAAACCGATCCACTTTACAGCAAGAAGATGAGTGCAATGAGTCCTCACATCATGAGAGAGTATAGCCTGGGATTTGAATCAAGAAAATTCCTAGCTGACTATGGATTCTCGTCACTAGAAAAGCATATTTAGTTCTGGTATCTTCCCTTGACTCTCTTCGCTTATACCACTTCCAGACGCAAGCCTCATCTTCTTCCCTTTCACTTGGTGATGGCCTATCTTTCTAGAGCATCACCTGGCCGTGGAAGGCGGCTTTCCGAGCTGCTGGAGGAGCAGCAGGAGCCTTTCCTGATGGATGTTTACCTTGTGGAGAAGGGGTACTCGGAGAGGCTCTTTACATCCCAGGCCACAAGCCTGTGTTGGCCTATTACTGCATGCAAGAGGCTGAAGAGCCTCCAAGGCCATGGCTTCAGGAGGAGAAGATCATGCCGGCCGTCCAAATGCATGCTCACCAAGCTTCTCAATGGAAAAGCTATCCGGAAAGCCTTGAGctggaacaagaagaagaagattaagaAGGCCTTCCGTTTGTCTGATACAGGGAGCAAGGAGAAGGCCATGTCCGGAGGGAGAGCCGTAGGAGATCTGGACGGAGCACTTCGACGGAGATGCATGCAGGTGGATGACTCAAAGCAGCTGAGCTCGGTGTCGGTTCTGGAGCTGCACTCCCAAGGAGGTTCCCAAGTCCACACTAGCGGTAAGATCTTTAGTTCTGTTTCATGTCGTAGATGCTTCTTCTCATCATCTTACAGAGATACATGAGCTCATGATGTTGGCTTTTCTTTCGCCATGTCTTCACAGATAAAGAAGAGGATGCATCGACATCGAATCTCGATTCTCCAAGGAAAGACTTGGACATCTTCAGAGAGCTGCTTGAGCTAGCTTACACTTCTGCCTGGGACCAACTCACCAAATCAAAGAAGCAGCTCGATCAGCACTGCGAGCAGGATGATGAAAGGGTTGTGGATTCTCATGAATGCTTCGCCCGTGAGACTGCTGAAAGCGAAGTCCACGAGACGGACAATTCATGGCAGACGCAGAAAGAAGTTGTTAGCAGCTTAACCCAGTTGACATGCTCAGACATTTCCAACGCCAGGAGGGAATGGTATGAGTTCCAGCCTCAGGTGAGAGAGATCGGAACTCAGGTAGAACAAGCCATCTTTGAAGACAACATAGAAGATGTGATCTTAGAGATGATGTGCCTTCACTACCGAACATTGGAAGAAGTAAATTACAAGTATAGTAGTTTCAAAAAGGCTTTACTCTCTGCTTTTGACATGAGTGCCTCCCAACAAAGCTGACATTAGCAGCAGATAAAAATAGGACCACAGCATCCTCTTGAAGCTTTAAATAATTGGGTAGCAACTCAGATGCCCATTAGTATCTCTCTCTGCCCACCATTGAAGTCTCAACCACCATAGGCAGATTGGCTTGTTGTTTCAAATGCCATTTGGATAGGTACACACCCACTAATATGCTGAAAAAGATCAAAAAGCCATGGGCAAATGTATGCTTGAGTTTATGTTAGTGATTGGGTAAAATGCATCATGTCACAGTCTGTTGCTTTCGAAATCATGTGCAACATTGATTACACAAATAAATCTAGGGAGATGATGTTTGGACAATTCAGCAGACAAATAAATTCAGAAATGGAAATGTTTGGTTTGTTTTGCTCAATGAATTGTCATGAGATAGTGAAACCTCTCTGCATTGCATTTAATTGTGATGTTTCAATTTTGTTCTCCTAGTCCTGGGACTGATCATTATGGGTCATTTATAGAGAAATTACTCTTCTCAGATTCCCTAGCTATTTCTTTAAAGTAAGCCAGGATTCTCTCTCAAAAAGCTGAGATGAGGATTACAGGTTTGGCATGTTTGAGGACTTGGATTTTGTATGGATGTTTTGTTATAGTGATTGATCATTTGTCTCCACTGAAGAACACAATCAGCCACTGGATTGGTCATCCAATTCATGAATGGATGATCATGCTTTGTATTCTAAAGATCAACTGCTTTGGAGACAAAGCAAAGATTAGGGTGTTAATGGACAAGCAGCATCTGAACATCACAGTTCTAGCAACCATGGGAGGCTTTGAGAGAGCAATGAAATGGATTAGGGGCTTTGTCAACATCATGAACATGGCAAGCATGTTCTTGGTAGGAAAATAATGCCTCAAACCTTAGAATGAATGGCTTCTAGAGGGCACAAGCTTCCATCAATTTGTGTTGGCTTTGTTAAGAAAAGATCAAGTTTGAGATCTTAAGGTAGGCCAGAACTTTATTTTAGTGAATGATCAGAGCAAAAGGCTGGTGTGGACAAGCATGGAGTTGGTGCATAAGTACAAAGTTTGTCATTTCTTTGCACTGTGTTACCTGAACAAGTGCATATATGACCAATCATTTTAAAGATTCATGACCCTTAGTTCTCTCAAACAGTCTTAGTACTCCATATTTTTGCCAAGTAAGAAAACACAGGATGTTTACAAGTGCAATCAGCATATAAATGCACAGCCCAAGAACAGAGGAACATGAGATTCATTGGCATTTGCAGATATAATTCTACTTCAATTGCATACACTCCTAATGTCGCAAGAAAAAGTTACTCTCAAGGCTTTGACTGCAAGTGTACAGGGATTCTTCTTCTGTACCAATACAAAGGTGTTTCCATTATGAACTCAGAGTTGGATGGCATACCAATTCAGAGGCAAAAACATGAATCATATCCCTGGCACATGTTCTTGAGCATTTTGACTCCATTTAATCATATCAATTTGAATCATATGAAAGGATTTAGTGTCCAATCCATCATCAGCCTAATCCAACAGGGATCAGCCCAACACTAAGTTTAGATGATGAGGCTTAAAACAATCACAAGCTAATCCTGGTGAAAAGGATTCGTCCCAGATCAGAGTAATGCTAAAGCCACTGAAACTTCTACAAGATCAAATGTCCCATTAAagtggaaaaaggaaaaagaaaaagaaaactttgtAACTCCATATGGAAGCAATTTGTATAGCAATAGTGAGACATTGTATTGAGAACCATCTCCAAGCATTTCAATCTCTCTCGTCCTTGTTTGTTCTAAATTGTGCTGATTGCAATTAGGCAAGAAGCCTCTGCTCCCAATTTACCAAAGTATTTGTGGTGTTGGTCGATTGAAATATTAGACCGAGAAGCAAATTTTTCTCATCTTTGCAACCTCCAAAGGTAGTCTCTAAATGTAATGAGTTCTAATATCAATCCCGATGAGTGAATGAATCAGTCATTTCATCGGATTGGATCGTGGTTAATGTGAATATAGTGAGAAACTCTGTTGCTTTGGGGACATGGTAGTGTCATCTACAACAACACCAGCTGCTCCACGGTCATGTGGCTACCTCTTCACTGGTTTCTGCTGTGGATGAACAATCTATAACAGGGTTGGGAGGTTTAGGTTGGCACGGTATGCACTTTAGGGCACAATCTCCAGCGTCACGAGATTGCGACGGACTGTTCTTCCATGCGCTTTATGGTACTGCTGCAGTTCGAACTACTTCTCCACAGAGATTGCTAGGGCAGCATCAAGAGAAGATTCAGGGTAGCCAGGAGATGCTGCTATTGGTCTGTCGGGATGCAGAAACATGTCTTACCAGTTTGGTAGGAGATCTAAATGCCTGCCTGCAGTAAAGAGTGAGGAAGTGAATTGCTATATTGGAACAGCATCACAGATGTTAATGCCAAAGTGAGACTTTCTCTTGGCAAGCAAACCAAGCCCGCTTGCGCTTTCAATGGAAAATAGACATGAGACATGCACAGACGACGAGACGAGGTTCTCACCATCACTCGAGAAGTTTGAAGACGATGACAGGAAGAGGTCCGGCCATGGAAGACTCCCAGGAGACTGCTCGCATCGCTGTATCACCCAACAGTATTGTCAAGTGCGAATTCACAAGCTCTTCATGgttagcagaagaagaagaggaggaggatgcaATGTGTCATCGTGTCTGTGAGCTTGCATACTTTGCGCGGTGTACTGCAGGCATGCATGAAATGGTCTGAGTGACTGGGATACCTCAGTTTGACCACTTCAAAGTATAAGATGATTGCACATGATGTATATAACCCAGAGAAGTTACATCGTTCTGTCACCCGTGCTATCAGCCTAACGTTCAGTGGTGAGAACAGGCCGACATGTGAGCCATGGAGTCCCACCTTGGAACCTATGCGTTGCCGACCTCCTCCTGTGTAGCCCTCGGAGTCGTGTCTGCTGCTCCTTCCATGTCAGGCCAAAAGTGGACGGCGCTGCCCTCGTGAATGAAACCGCGTCTTTCCAGACCAGACAACCGCGACGACCCTCCCTTTTCTCTCCGTGTCCAACAAGCTGAAGCTCACAAGAACTCTACGCTTCCTCAAGTACAGATCCAGGTCACACTTGCCGGCTCCCAAGCTCTCAGTCCAACCAGTCTAATCCGCCGCGTGGGGATCAGTCGCGGGGTTCCATCTCGGAGCCCACGGCTTCCGGTATGGGCCTCCTGACCGCCGCTGCTGCTTGCTACAGATGCTGCTTAATTTGACTGCAGTTCGGCtacggaagaaggaagaagaagacggaGACCGGAGAAAGGTTTCTTGAGGGAGAGGCAAGGGAGTGACAACAATGGGAGGGTGCAGCGGCATGTTAGTTGTCACCCTTGGGGTACACCCGTCATGGGTCGCCAAGCCATGGAGTCCCTGCCCCTGCAAGCTTCTTCTCTGCAAATCCATGTGCACCCACATCAATCCCTGCAACCCAGATGCTAGCACGGTGTGGTG
Protein-coding regions in this window:
- the LOC135674928 gene encoding basic leucine zipper 8-like, with amino-acid sequence MSAHEPAIGSPLTALDGLEPVYAPPVRTAASSAEEERRRRRMISNRESARRSRLRKQRQLEGLRLEANRLGSQNRGLADRLGALSYYAALFRRENARLRDESAALRQRLGDIRRAALWWRLVRMPQMPSADSADVGGRYVAGNDPILASLMV
- the LOC135673376 gene encoding uncharacterized protein LOC135673376 isoform X1 codes for the protein MAYLSRASPGRGRRLSELLEEQQEPFLMDVYLVEKGYSERLFTSQATSLCWPITACKRLKSLQGHGFRRRRSCRPSKCMLTKLLNGKAIRKALSWNKKKKIKKAFRLSDTGSKEKAMSGGRAVGDLDGALRRRCMQVDDSKQLSSVSVLELHSQGGSQVHTSDKEEDASTSNLDSPRKDLDIFRELLELAYTSAWDQLTKSKKQLDQHCEQDDERVVDSHECFARETAESEVHETDNSWQTQKEVVSSLTQLTCSDISNARREWYEFQPQVREIGTQVEQAIFEDNIEDVILEMMCLHYRTLEEVNYKYSSFKKALLSAFDMSASQQS
- the LOC135673376 gene encoding uncharacterized protein LOC135673376 isoform X2; this encodes MDVYLVEKGYSERLFTSQATSLCWPITACKRLKSLQGHGFRRRRSCRPSKCMLTKLLNGKAIRKALSWNKKKKIKKAFRLSDTGSKEKAMSGGRAVGDLDGALRRRCMQVDDSKQLSSVSVLELHSQGGSQVHTSDKEEDASTSNLDSPRKDLDIFRELLELAYTSAWDQLTKSKKQLDQHCEQDDERVVDSHECFARETAESEVHETDNSWQTQKEVVSSLTQLTCSDISNARREWYEFQPQVREIGTQVEQAIFEDNIEDVILEMMCLHYRTLEEVNYKYSSFKKALLSAFDMSASQQS